The window CCAATAATTTGAATCAATTTAGTAATTGTATAAACTAATAAATGATGAAAAACATAACCGTTATTGGATCCGGAACTATGGGTAACGGCATAGCCCACACCTTTGCGCAATATGGGTTTGAGGTAGCGCTGGTTGATATCAACGCCGATGCACTGGCAAAGGCCTTACAAACAATTACCAATAATCTTGACAGGCAACTAAAAAAAGGCAGTATTGATGAGATTGCTAAAACAAACACGCTAAGCCGGATCAAGACGTATACCGATCTGAAAGAAGGTGCTGCATCGGCCGACCTTGTTATTGAAGCCGCTACCGAAAACCGGGAAATTAAACTCAATTTATTTAAACAACTAAGCGAAATTTGTTCATACGATGTTATTCTGGCTTCCAACACATCATCTATATCAATAACCGAAATTGCGGCTGCCACCAAAAATCCGGGCAATGTAATTGGCATGCACTTTATGAACCCGGTACCGGTAATGAAATTGGTAGAAGTGATCAGGGGGTATTCTACATCAGATTCGGTCACGCAAACCATTATGCAGCTGGCCCAAAAGCTGGATAAAGACCCTGTTGAAGTAAACGATTATCC is drawn from Mucilaginibacter ginsenosidivorax and contains these coding sequences:
- a CDS encoding 3-hydroxyacyl-CoA dehydrogenase family protein, producing the protein MMKNITVIGSGTMGNGIAHTFAQYGFEVALVDINADALAKALQTITNNLDRQLKKGSIDEIAKTNTLSRIKTYTDLKEGAASADLVIEAATENREIKLNLFKQLSEICSYDVILASNTSSISITEIAAATKNPGNVIGMHFMNPVPVMKLVEVIRGYSTSDSVTQTIMQLAQKLDKDPVEVNDYPGFVANRILMPMINEAIYTLYEGVAGVQEIDTVMKLGMAHPMGPLQLADFIGLDVCLAILKVLYDGFGNQKYAPCPLLVNMVTAGHRGIKTGSGFYKYTAGSKELVVANKFTKSPLNQ